One window from the genome of Methanobrevibacter sp. encodes:
- a CDS encoding DUF2097 domain-containing protein, protein MKVLKLTVSEAVNYLKENVKIHDRLEISYNRIFAEGEILNMDFSEYFGKPGFKMLISLDESSLGSTVEIDVYEVEDDIIEFIHYPGDGEKVEVTVL, encoded by the coding sequence ATGAAAGTATTAAAATTAACTGTTAGTGAAGCTGTAAATTATTTAAAAGAAAATGTAAAAATTCATGATAGGCTTGAAATTTCATATAACAGGATTTTTGCCGAAGGAGAAATCCTAAATATGGATTTTTCCGAGTATTTTGGAAAACCCGGCTTTAAAATGTTGATTTCTCTTGATGAAAGCAGTTTAGGTTCTACAGTTGAAATTGATGTTTATGAAGTTGAAGATGACATAATCGAATTTATACATTATCCTGGTGATGGTGAAAAAGTGGAAGTAACTGTACTTTAG
- a CDS encoding DUF2097 domain-containing protein yields the protein MVEEVEMSFDDALDYVKNNVEVGDTLEISYNRIFAPGEVLGFTEEDEQTGEGYRVSLQLNGEILNQAVEIDFSEIEDELLEMRHICGDKELIIEVL from the coding sequence ATGGTAGAAGAAGTTGAAATGAGTTTTGATGACGCATTGGATTATGTTAAAAATAATGTTGAAGTTGGCGACACTTTAGAAATTTCTTACAACCGTATTTTTGCTCCTGGTGAAGTTTTAGGTTTTACTGAAGAAGATGAACAAACCGGTGAAGGTTATAGGGTTAGTCTTCAATTAAATGGTGAAATTTTAAATCAGGCAGTTGAAATCGATTTCAGTGAAATTGAAGACGAGTTGCTTGAAATGCGCCATATCTGTGGCGATAAGGAACTTATTATTGAAGTTTTATAA
- a CDS encoding DUF128 domain-containing protein gives MSESEHRMIEILRILSEQEKPTGSKLIADELKNKGFNLGERAVRYHMQILDEKGYTERIGNSGRNITALGREKLEKGLIYDQVDFIHSKFEEMIYLTDFNYMTQEGNVVVNTSTIYNEESVDIIKRVIENGLSVSPYINLNDAGKDGKMEVTTLCGTTIDGVLLNKGIPSQPQYGGLLKIEDSQPVRFTELISYKKTSVTPLDAFSAKGFTSVMDVVENGEGIIPANFRLIPGIGRQKAIEIINRLDKIGIGGALAISQEGKDILGIPVPEGMVGIAVVGGITPFCAVQEENKYIEIKIAEEIRDFKTLSPISTKISPLLKEAKAIPQPKISFLLSKTWNLIQQVNFDIEKRKGDIISNVSYINRDKIDIALNIMEETYNNNPKYINPYYKLINHPTDDSKIGLATICSLSIDGILIDNGIMSTPKYGGLLELTEPPLFIDLISYNGSTEDPHKIFLAKNRTAISANNHPNKILASFKEIPYISREYCVHLLDVLNNIGFSIYKIGKPRELTYNAKADNYNFGIVTGSGLNTIGAIKEKGIDVEVKAIEKLLPFEKMDRL, from the coding sequence ATGTCAGAATCCGAGCATAGAATGATTGAAATCTTAAGGATATTAAGTGAACAGGAAAAGCCAACAGGTTCCAAACTGATTGCTGATGAGCTTAAAAATAAAGGATTTAATCTTGGTGAACGTGCAGTCAGATACCATATGCAAATTTTAGATGAAAAGGGATATACCGAAAGAATAGGAAATTCCGGAAGGAACATAACCGCTCTTGGCCGTGAAAAATTAGAAAAGGGACTGATTTATGACCAGGTAGATTTTATTCATTCAAAATTTGAGGAAATGATTTATTTAACTGACTTTAACTATATGACACAGGAAGGAAACGTGGTTGTAAATACATCGACCATTTATAATGAAGAATCAGTCGATATAATTAAAAGAGTTATTGAAAATGGTCTTTCTGTTAGCCCTTACATCAATTTAAATGATGCCGGCAAGGATGGGAAAATGGAAGTAACAACATTGTGCGGAACCACAATCGACGGGGTACTTCTCAATAAAGGAATCCCTTCACAGCCGCAATATGGAGGGCTTTTAAAAATCGAAGATTCTCAGCCCGTCAGATTCACCGAACTGATATCCTACAAAAAAACATCTGTAACTCCCCTTGATGCATTTTCAGCCAAGGGATTCACATCTGTAATGGATGTTGTTGAAAATGGCGAGGGAATCATACCTGCAAATTTCAGACTGATACCTGGAATAGGACGGCAAAAAGCTATAGAAATCATCAACAGACTGGACAAGATAGGAATCGGAGGAGCATTGGCCATTTCACAGGAAGGAAAAGACATACTAGGAATACCAGTACCTGAAGGAATGGTTGGAATAGCCGTTGTTGGAGGAATTACTCCATTTTGCGCAGTTCAGGAAGAAAACAAATACATTGAAATAAAAATTGCTGAAGAAATCAGGGATTTCAAAACATTATCCCCAATATCCACTAAAATCAGCCCTCTTTTAAAGGAAGCAAAAGCGATTCCCCAACCGAAAATATCATTTTTGCTTTCAAAAACATGGAATCTAATCCAGCAGGTTAATTTTGACATCGAAAAAAGAAAAGGAGACATAATATCCAATGTTTCATACATCAACAGGGATAAAATAGACATTGCCCTAAATATAATGGAAGAAACTTACAACAACAATCCAAAATATATTAATCCATATTATAAACTCATAAATCATCCAACAGATGATTCAAAAATAGGGCTGGCGACAATCTGCAGTTTAAGCATCGACGGAATTTTAATAGACAATGGAATAATGAGCACACCGAAATACGGAGGTTTGCTCGAACTAACAGAACCTCCATTGTTCATTGATTTAATCTCATATAACGGATCAACAGAAGATCCGCATAAAATCTTTTTGGCTAAAAATAGAACAGCAATAAGTGCAAACAATCATCCGAACAAGATTTTAGCCAGCTTTAAGGAAATTCCGTATATATCCCGCGAATATTGTGTCCATCTTTTAGATGTCCTAAACAATATAGGATTTTCAATATATAAAATTGGAAAGCCAAGAGAACTGACATACAATGCAAAAGCAGACAATTATAACTTTGGTATTGTGACAGGCAGCGGTTTAAACACAATCGGTGCAATCAAAGAAAAAGGAATAGACGTTGAAGTTAAAGCCATTGAAAAACTACTGCCTTTTGAAAAAATGGACAGGTTGTAA
- the glnA gene encoding type I glutamate--ammonia ligase, with protein MSDIPEEKIEKITEKMREDNIKFIRLQFVDINGTVKNIVIPFKPGDDLNELFNEGMLFDGSSIAGFVGVNDSDLVLKPDINTYSRLSWKPEESATCRFICDVWTPEKKPFAGDPRGVLKKSLSHIAKRGLKYNIGPEPEFFIVDIDENGYPLPYDEAGYFDVEPLDKGPDFRRELTLNLEDLDFEVEASHHEVAPGQNEIAFKFKDALKTADAVITFKQAIKAIVDNMATFDQLDYRVTFMPKPFFGVSGSGMHCHQSVFKGDKNLFSDPDSETGLSKDAIHFMGGLLKHAPAITAITNPIVNSYKRLVPGYEAPVYRAYGFRNRSALIRVPAARGKATRIEYRSPDPACNPYLAFTVMLEAGIDGIVNKIDPGEPIELDIYKMSEEEREARGIKVLPTSLWEAYHTLEEDPLILNALGPHVSEKFLELKYKEWDEYRVQVFGYEQRKYLDI; from the coding sequence ATGAGCGATATTCCAGAAGAAAAAATTGAAAAAATAACTGAAAAAATGAGAGAGGATAATATCAAATTTATCCGACTGCAATTTGTTGATATAAACGGTACTGTAAAAAACATCGTTATTCCATTTAAACCTGGCGATGATCTTAATGAATTGTTCAACGAAGGTATGTTGTTTGACGGCTCATCCATTGCAGGATTTGTTGGAGTAAACGACAGTGATTTAGTTTTAAAACCGGACATCAACACCTACTCAAGACTTTCATGGAAACCTGAAGAATCTGCAACCTGCAGATTCATTTGTGATGTTTGGACTCCTGAAAAGAAACCATTTGCAGGAGACCCGAGAGGAGTGCTTAAAAAATCATTGTCCCATATTGCAAAAAGAGGGTTGAAATACAATATCGGTCCTGAACCGGAATTCTTTATTGTGGACATTGATGAAAACGGATATCCTCTGCCTTACGACGAAGCAGGATACTTTGATGTAGAGCCTCTCGATAAAGGACCTGATTTCAGAAGAGAGTTAACCTTAAACCTGGAAGATTTGGACTTTGAAGTTGAAGCTTCCCACCACGAAGTGGCACCAGGTCAGAACGAAATTGCATTTAAATTTAAAGACGCACTAAAAACTGCTGATGCAGTAATTACATTCAAGCAAGCTATCAAGGCCATTGTAGACAATATGGCTACTTTTGACCAGTTGGATTACAGAGTAACATTTATGCCAAAACCCTTCTTCGGAGTAAGCGGAAGTGGAATGCACTGTCACCAGTCTGTTTTTAAAGGAGACAAAAACCTATTTTCAGACCCTGATTCTGAAACAGGACTTTCAAAAGATGCCATTCACTTTATGGGAGGACTTCTAAAACATGCCCCTGCAATTACCGCAATTACCAATCCTATCGTAAATTCATACAAGCGTTTAGTGCCTGGTTATGAAGCGCCGGTTTACAGAGCATACGGTTTTAGAAACAGATCAGCTTTAATCAGAGTTCCTGCAGCGAGAGGTAAAGCAACACGTATTGAGTACAGGTCCCCGGACCCTGCATGTAACCCTTACCTTGCATTTACAGTAATGCTTGAAGCAGGTATCGACGGTATTGTTAATAAGATTGACCCTGGTGAACCTATTGAGCTAGACATTTATAAAATGAGCGAAGAGGAAAGGGAAGCGAGAGGAATTAAAGTTTTACCAACAAGTTTATGGGAAGCTTACCACACCCTTGAAGAGGATCCCCTAATACTTAATGCTTTAGGCCCTCACGTTAGTGAAAAATTCTTGGAACTTAAATATAAAGAATGGGACGAATACCGCGTACAGGTATTCGGATATGAGCAAAGAAAATATTTGGATATCTAA